A single genomic interval of Bradyrhizobium sp. AZCC 1693 harbors:
- a CDS encoding LysR family transcriptional regulator — translation MDIEELRTFVEVADAGGVSPAARRLGVSKSLVSRQLARLEAELGVQLLARTTRGAALTEAGVTFRDHAERACAEIDAARELFLPDGELRGRLRVAAPLTFGPTHLAPVLADMAQRHPQLHIHTSYSDRFVDLITEGFDCAIRIGYLQDSSLIARHVGPIYGKLVASPDYIKRHGLPEKPEELSVHQALMQGTEAWQFMDGEQIVTVRPQGRFKADNGTALIAAALAGVGIAWLPDGLTDQYVASGALVPVMTRHPSPPAGLYVVRPPSQHPARKVRVLTELLIECFGQAPHVTGSGR, via the coding sequence TTGGACATCGAAGAGCTGCGGACATTTGTTGAGGTTGCTGACGCTGGGGGAGTTTCGCCCGCCGCGCGACGGCTCGGCGTCTCCAAGTCACTCGTCAGTCGACAGCTCGCCCGGCTTGAAGCGGAACTTGGCGTGCAGCTTCTTGCACGGACCACTCGCGGCGCCGCTCTCACAGAAGCCGGGGTCACGTTTAGAGATCATGCTGAAAGGGCCTGCGCCGAAATCGACGCGGCCCGAGAATTGTTCCTGCCCGACGGTGAGCTTCGCGGTCGCTTGAGAGTGGCTGCGCCGCTCACTTTCGGCCCAACTCACCTAGCTCCTGTGCTCGCCGACATGGCGCAACGCCATCCGCAGCTCCACATCCATACCTCTTACAGCGATCGCTTCGTTGATCTCATCACAGAGGGATTCGATTGTGCGATCCGGATCGGCTATCTTCAGGATTCTAGCCTGATCGCACGACACGTCGGGCCCATCTATGGAAAGTTGGTCGCGAGCCCGGACTACATCAAGAGGCATGGGCTTCCCGAGAAGCCGGAGGAACTTTCAGTCCATCAGGCTCTCATGCAGGGCACCGAAGCCTGGCAATTTATGGATGGCGAACAGATTGTCACGGTTCGTCCGCAGGGGCGCTTCAAAGCTGACAACGGCACCGCTCTCATCGCCGCCGCGTTAGCGGGAGTCGGTATCGCTTGGCTCCCTGACGGCCTCACGGATCAATATGTGGCCTCCGGCGCGCTCGTTCCGGTCATGACACGCCATCCGTCACCTCCGGCAGGTTTGTATGTCGTCCGCCCGCCAAGTCAGCATCCTGCACGCAAGGTGCGTGTACTTACCGAGTTGCTGATCGAGTGTTTCGGGCAGGCTCCGCACGTTACAGGTTCCGGTCGCTGA
- a CDS encoding hydrolase, which produces MTFRNGLASLLRPEDSILVLIDHQPYQLANVNSHEPQMVINNTTGLAKAAKAFGVPTILTTVIAERGGLLFPQITDVFPGQEVIDRTFINTWEDQKVVDAVKATGRKQLIIAGLWTEVCVAMPTIQALGEGWDVTVVTDASGAVSVEAHEVAIQRMIAAGANMMTWLALAAEWQRDWARAEQAAKLTEVITQHAGGSGIAFLWEQQLLSTPVPSTAG; this is translated from the coding sequence ATGACCTTTCGTAATGGCCTTGCCTCGCTTCTTCGTCCCGAAGACTCGATACTCGTTCTAATCGACCACCAACCTTATCAGCTCGCGAACGTGAACAGCCACGAACCGCAAATGGTGATCAACAACACGACGGGCTTGGCGAAGGCCGCCAAGGCCTTCGGCGTTCCCACCATTCTAACCACCGTGATTGCTGAGCGGGGCGGCCTCCTTTTCCCCCAGATCACCGATGTGTTTCCCGGTCAGGAGGTGATCGACCGGACGTTCATCAATACCTGGGAGGATCAAAAGGTAGTGGACGCAGTCAAGGCAACAGGCCGCAAGCAACTGATCATTGCGGGACTGTGGACCGAGGTCTGCGTCGCGATGCCAACGATCCAGGCCCTCGGTGAGGGGTGGGACGTGACGGTGGTCACCGATGCGTCGGGCGCCGTTTCGGTCGAGGCTCACGAAGTCGCCATTCAACGCATGATCGCGGCCGGCGCAAACATGATGACCTGGCTGGCGCTGGCGGCCGAATGGCAGCGCGACTGGGCTAGGGCCGAGCAAGCCGCCAAGCTGACAGAGGTTATCACGCAGCATGCCGGCGGTAGCGGCATCGCGTTCCTGTGGGAGCAACAGTTGCTCAGTACGCCAGTGCCAAGCACGGCGGGGTGA
- a CDS encoding pirin family protein — protein sequence MIIEQRRRNLGGGMEVGRVLPFAKRRMVGPFIFFDHIGPLNLRAGVDHSVDVRPHPHIGLSTVTYLFSGEIMHRDSLGYELPIRPQEVNWMTAGSGITHSERLEKARAVGDHLHGIQAWVALPTADEETAPSFSHHEGSDLPGWSDAGVHGQLIAGSAYGLTAGARTHSPLFYVHLELEARSTAEIPGGYGERAIYVANGAIEVGGERLVTGQMAIMSQKASSVRAIQPSTVMALGGEPIGERFLFWNFVSSSEDRLRQAREDWRAGRMKLPDADDREFIPLPDSPLKTPPAMP from the coding sequence ATGATAATTGAGCAGCGGCGCCGAAACTTGGGCGGCGGCATGGAAGTCGGGCGCGTGCTGCCATTCGCGAAAAGGCGAATGGTGGGACCGTTCATTTTCTTCGACCATATCGGACCTCTGAACCTTCGTGCGGGTGTCGATCACAGCGTCGATGTGCGGCCGCATCCGCACATCGGACTGTCGACCGTCACCTACCTCTTCTCGGGGGAGATCATGCACCGCGACAGTCTGGGCTATGAATTGCCCATTCGCCCGCAAGAGGTGAATTGGATGACCGCGGGCAGCGGCATCACACACAGCGAGCGCCTCGAGAAGGCACGGGCGGTCGGCGATCATCTGCACGGTATTCAAGCGTGGGTAGCGCTACCAACCGCCGATGAGGAGACCGCGCCGTCCTTCTCTCATCACGAAGGTAGCGATCTGCCGGGGTGGAGCGATGCGGGCGTGCATGGCCAGTTGATTGCCGGGAGCGCATATGGCCTCACCGCTGGCGCGCGGACCCATTCGCCGCTCTTCTATGTCCATCTTGAACTGGAGGCGCGCTCAACTGCTGAAATCCCCGGCGGTTATGGCGAACGAGCGATCTATGTAGCAAATGGCGCGATCGAGGTGGGCGGCGAGCGCTTAGTCACCGGACAGATGGCCATTATGAGCCAAAAGGCCTCGTCGGTCCGGGCCATACAGCCGTCGACAGTAATGGCGCTAGGTGGAGAACCGATTGGCGAACGATTCCTCTTCTGGAATTTTGTTTCCTCGTCGGAGGACCGGCTTCGCCAAGCGCGCGAAGACTGGAGAGCCGGTCGCATGAAACTCCCGGACGCAGACGACCGAGAGTTCATTCCATTGCCGGACAGTCCTCTGAAAACGCCGCCGGCCATGCCCTGA
- a CDS encoding nuclear transport factor 2 family protein, producing the protein MSIDRFPIGLEMDVSYPTFHVSLTLLSVTQLRFKIKEGPFSRIEIVDIHVVPLGNSIFAVSWQEKDGATVTNVQDYDRGLIHSCATLTGGQFLRMTGTFAVTRPADRFFDDRLQRNKALVLEAMTSLFQRHDASTVQRLYAPNYIQHNPSIPQGRDALQTLVAGLSQDAYYEPGLIVAEGVFVAIHGRIRGWAEAPQVVVDLFRIEDGKLVEHWDVLQNEVPVTAALGGISMFDPEEGAHRAYPGTA; encoded by the coding sequence ATGTCGATCGATCGTTTTCCCATTGGGCTGGAAATGGATGTTAGCTATCCGACCTTCCACGTTAGTCTGACGCTACTGTCGGTCACGCAATTGAGGTTCAAGATCAAAGAAGGGCCATTTTCTCGGATCGAAATCGTCGATATTCACGTGGTTCCACTCGGCAACAGCATCTTCGCTGTAAGCTGGCAAGAGAAGGACGGTGCGACAGTCACGAATGTTCAAGACTACGATCGCGGTCTGATCCATTCTTGCGCTACTCTAACTGGTGGTCAATTTCTGCGGATGACCGGTACATTTGCGGTGACTCGGCCTGCTGATCGATTCTTCGATGATCGTCTCCAGCGCAACAAGGCGCTGGTGCTTGAGGCGATGACTTCACTTTTCCAGCGTCATGATGCCTCGACCGTGCAACGTCTGTACGCTCCAAATTACATCCAGCACAATCCAAGCATTCCGCAAGGTCGCGATGCGTTACAAACGCTCGTCGCGGGCCTATCGCAAGACGCCTACTACGAACCCGGCCTAATCGTCGCCGAGGGCGTTTTCGTGGCCATCCACGGCCGCATCCGCGGGTGGGCGGAAGCACCGCAGGTGGTTGTCGACCTCTTCCGGATTGAGGATGGAAAATTAGTGGAGCATTGGGACGTTTTACAGAACGAGGTGCCGGTAACAGCGGCCCTCGGCGGCATCTCCATGTTCGACCCCGAGGAAGGAGCACATCGCGCTTACCCAGGAACGGCATAG
- the radC gene encoding RadC family protein translates to MPAKSNDSLDQPPETPHYHGHRERLRERFYSAGPEALSDHELLEMALFPALPRRDTKPLAKALLKKFGSFAEVIHAPVARLREVDGIGEASINQIKLLAAAASRVAKGEIRRKIALSSWNDVIEYCRSGMAFADKEQFRLLFLDKRNQLIADEIQQTGTVDHTPVYPREVIKRALELSATALILVHNHPSGDPTPSQADIHMTKAIVQIATPLGISVHDHIIVGKNGHASLKGMKLI, encoded by the coding sequence ATGCCCGCCAAATCCAACGACAGCCTCGATCAACCCCCCGAAACGCCGCATTATCACGGCCACCGTGAACGGCTGCGCGAGCGGTTTTACAGCGCCGGACCGGAGGCGCTGAGCGACCATGAGCTGCTGGAGATGGCACTTTTCCCGGCCCTGCCCCGGCGCGACACAAAACCGCTGGCGAAAGCGCTGTTGAAAAAGTTCGGCTCGTTCGCCGAGGTCATTCACGCGCCGGTCGCGCGCCTGCGCGAGGTCGACGGCATCGGCGAGGCCTCGATCAACCAGATCAAATTGCTCGCCGCCGCCGCAAGCCGGGTGGCAAAGGGCGAGATCAGGCGCAAGATTGCGCTGTCGTCCTGGAACGACGTGATCGAGTATTGCCGGAGCGGCATGGCCTTTGCCGACAAGGAGCAGTTTCGCCTGCTGTTTCTCGACAAGCGCAACCAGTTGATCGCGGATGAAATCCAGCAGACCGGCACCGTCGACCACACCCCGGTCTATCCGCGCGAGGTGATCAAGCGGGCGCTCGAACTATCGGCGACCGCGCTGATCCTGGTGCACAACCACCCTTCCGGCGATCCGACGCCATCACAGGCCGATATCCATATGACCAAAGCGATCGTCCAGATCGCCACCCCGCTCGGCATTTCCGTGCACGACCACATCATCGTCGGCAAGAACGGGCATGCGAGCTTGAAGGGGATGAAGCTGATCTAG
- the map gene encoding type I methionyl aminopeptidase has translation MSYIEASDTSLRKTGQIKLHGASGFAGMRKAGALVAKCLDELTDIVKAGVPTSRIDEFVRDFAFSHGAYPATLMYRGYRYSTCTSINHVVCHGMPGDRALKEGDIVNIDVTFIVDGWYGDSSRMYVVGPIARKAERLIEVTYEAMMRGIAAVKPGATTGDIGHAIQSFVEPQGMSVVRDFCGHGLGRMFHDEPNIIHIGRPGEGVMLKPGMFFTIEPMINLGKPHVKILSDGWTAVTRDRSLSAQFEHSVGVTATGVEIFTLSERNGEKPVVAP, from the coding sequence ATGAGCTATATTGAAGCGTCTGACACCTCCTTGCGAAAGACCGGCCAGATCAAGTTGCATGGCGCGAGCGGCTTCGCCGGCATGCGCAAGGCGGGCGCGCTGGTCGCCAAGTGCCTCGACGAACTCACCGACATCGTCAAGGCGGGCGTCCCGACCTCCCGGATCGACGAATTCGTCCGCGACTTCGCCTTCAGCCATGGCGCCTATCCGGCGACGCTGATGTATCGCGGTTACCGCTACTCGACCTGCACCTCGATCAATCACGTGGTCTGCCACGGCATGCCCGGCGATCGCGCGCTGAAAGAGGGCGACATCGTCAATATCGACGTCACCTTCATCGTCGATGGCTGGTACGGCGATTCCAGCCGCATGTATGTGGTCGGCCCGATCGCCCGCAAGGCCGAGCGGCTGATCGAGGTCACCTATGAAGCCATGATGCGCGGCATCGCCGCCGTGAAGCCCGGCGCCACCACCGGCGATATCGGCCACGCCATCCAGAGTTTTGTCGAGCCGCAGGGCATGAGCGTGGTGCGCGATTTCTGCGGCCACGGGCTTGGCCGCATGTTCCATGACGAGCCGAACATCATCCATATCGGCCGGCCCGGCGAAGGTGTGATGCTGAAGCCCGGCATGTTCTTCACCATCGAGCCGATGATCAATCTCGGCAAGCCGCATGTGAAAATCCTGTCGGACGGCTGGACCGCAGTGACGCGCGACCGCTCGCTGTCGGCGCAGTTCGAGCATTCGGTCGGCGTGACCGCCACCGGCGTCGAGATCTTTACGCTGTCAGAGCGCAACGGCGAGAAGCCGGTGGTTGCGCCGTAG
- a CDS encoding mechanosensitive ion channel family protein: MPMDLKEIIEILHNAARSVGAEVTSPWFYLQLGLILTAAGLAWAGGAAVRSRVDVSSVAMGWPAPLRLFIRVLVGSTSTAVFALLMTLTRGIMMASTWPSRSYLLAVAAKLAFAWLVINLVTSVIRNTFVVRLVSISAWLVVALSILGRLDPVIEALDSVSIVLGDLRLTPLLLIKLGALLIVALWLTNIASNFVEGRITRSGDLTPSIQVLLVKIVRLTLMVFAIAVALSAVGINLAALAVFTGAAGVGIGLGLQKIVANFISGIILLVDKSVKPGDLVTIGDNTGRISTMKTRYISVAAGDGREFLIPNEDLVTQKVVNWTYTDKNTLVKVLFSTNYDADPRLVCKLAIEVAAAAPRAIKNKPPNCILTEFAEAGMKFSLTFWIADPDGMDGVKSEVMLALWDAFKREGIRVPYPVREIRVRGGALPVEPVVEVSG; this comes from the coding sequence TTGCCGATGGATTTGAAAGAGATCATCGAGATCCTGCACAACGCCGCGCGATCGGTCGGCGCGGAGGTCACCTCGCCCTGGTTCTATCTGCAGCTCGGACTGATCCTGACCGCGGCCGGGCTCGCCTGGGCCGGCGGCGCGGCGGTCCGTTCCAGGGTCGACGTGTCGTCGGTTGCGATGGGGTGGCCGGCGCCGTTGCGGCTGTTCATCCGCGTCCTGGTCGGCAGCACGTCGACGGCGGTGTTCGCGCTGCTGATGACGCTGACGCGCGGGATCATGATGGCGTCGACCTGGCCGAGCCGCAGCTATCTGCTCGCGGTTGCCGCCAAGCTCGCCTTTGCGTGGTTGGTCATCAACCTCGTGACCTCGGTCATCCGCAACACCTTTGTGGTCCGGCTGGTGTCGATATCGGCGTGGCTGGTGGTGGCCTTGAGCATTCTGGGCCGGCTCGATCCGGTGATCGAAGCGCTCGACTCGGTCTCGATCGTCCTCGGCGACCTGCGGCTGACGCCGCTGCTGCTGATCAAGCTTGGCGCTCTCCTGATCGTGGCGCTGTGGCTGACCAACATCGCCAGCAATTTCGTGGAAGGCCGGATCACCCGATCCGGCGATCTGACCCCGTCGATCCAGGTGCTGCTGGTCAAGATCGTCCGGCTGACCTTGATGGTATTTGCCATTGCGGTCGCCTTGAGCGCGGTCGGCATCAACCTGGCGGCGCTCGCCGTGTTCACCGGCGCGGCCGGCGTCGGTATCGGCCTCGGCCTGCAGAAGATCGTCGCCAACTTCATCAGCGGCATCATCCTGCTGGTCGACAAATCGGTGAAACCGGGCGACCTCGTCACCATCGGCGACAACACCGGGCGCATCAGCACGATGAAGACGCGCTACATCTCGGTCGCCGCCGGCGACGGCCGCGAGTTCCTGATCCCGAACGAGGATCTGGTGACGCAGAAGGTCGTGAACTGGACCTATACCGACAAGAACACGCTGGTGAAGGTGCTGTTCAGCACCAATTACGACGCCGATCCCCGCCTCGTCTGCAAGCTGGCGATCGAGGTCGCGGCGGCCGCCCCGCGCGCCATCAAGAACAAGCCGCCGAACTGCATCCTGACCGAATTCGCCGAGGCCGGCATGAAATTTTCGCTGACCTTCTGGATCGCCGATCCCGACGGCATGGACGGTGTGAAGAGCGAGGTGATGCTGGCGCTGTGGGACGCGTTCAAGCGCGAGGGAATCCGTGTTCCCTATCCGGTCCGCGAAATCCGCGTCCGCGGCGGTGCGCTGCCGGTCGAGCCCGTGGTGGAAGTTTCCGGCTAG
- a CDS encoding potassium/proton antiporter, protein MASLDSVSIAIFLGAVLVMAGILSSLLALRFGAPLLLVFLLIGMLAGDAGPGQLSFDDVRTTYLVGSVALALILFDGGLRTRFQSIRTVLAPSMVLATIGVLLTALIAAPAAKYALDLNWTESLLVGAVVASTDAAAVFLLVHTQGLRLRPRVGATLEAESGTNDPFAIFLTLMLVEFISLGESSPAHVALELAREGVLGAVLGLIGGHLVVVALNRMALPQGLHAPFVTTAALVIFGVAQISHASGFLAVYLAGIIIGNRPTRAHNSVVTFLDAATWLAQIVMFVLLGLLASPQRLLDSVGPSVIVALVLMLVARPLAVMLCLMPFRFNWREKVFIAWTGLRGAVAIFLASIPMLVGLSKAYLYFDVAFVVVVISLLLQGWTLAPAARWLHVALPRVDRGPRRVELDLPGQLEQQLVGYPVRPKSLYFRRGLLPSWSKPTLVIRDERILSPVEADPVAAGDYLYLLAPPEKAEALDRFFVDMAPSSAPDPHLLGDFMVSGEHTLGELAQIYGVSAGEEQAKLTLADYFDIHLDHAPKEGAELVLDPIVLVARSISGGRVNVVGLRLPEDEEEAVPLTRRQAFRRKLADIWSSVAGV, encoded by the coding sequence ATGGCTTCTCTCGACTCGGTCAGCATCGCCATCTTTCTGGGCGCCGTTCTGGTGATGGCGGGCATCCTGTCGAGCCTGCTCGCGCTGCGCTTCGGGGCGCCGCTGCTCTTGGTGTTCCTCCTGATCGGCATGCTGGCGGGCGATGCCGGGCCGGGCCAGCTCTCTTTTGATGACGTGCGCACCACCTATCTGGTGGGGTCGGTGGCGCTGGCGCTGATCCTGTTCGACGGCGGCCTGCGAACCAGGTTTCAAAGCATCCGTACCGTGCTGGCGCCATCGATGGTGCTGGCGACCATCGGCGTGCTGCTCACCGCGCTGATTGCCGCGCCGGCCGCCAAATATGCGCTCGATCTGAACTGGACCGAGTCGCTGCTGGTCGGCGCCGTGGTGGCGTCGACCGATGCCGCGGCGGTGTTCCTGCTCGTTCACACCCAGGGCCTGCGCCTGCGCCCCCGTGTCGGAGCAACTCTGGAAGCCGAATCCGGCACCAACGACCCGTTCGCGATCTTTCTCACCCTGATGCTGGTCGAATTCATTTCACTCGGTGAAAGCTCGCCCGCGCATGTTGCGCTGGAGCTCGCGCGCGAAGGCGTGCTCGGCGCCGTCCTCGGCCTGATCGGTGGCCATCTGGTGGTGGTGGCGCTCAATCGCATGGCGCTGCCGCAGGGCCTGCACGCGCCCTTTGTCACGACGGCTGCGCTCGTGATCTTCGGCGTGGCGCAGATCTCGCACGCCTCCGGATTTCTCGCGGTCTATCTCGCCGGCATCATCATCGGCAACCGGCCGACGCGCGCGCATAATTCGGTGGTGACGTTTCTGGACGCCGCGACCTGGCTGGCGCAGATCGTGATGTTCGTTTTGCTGGGCCTGCTGGCGTCGCCGCAGCGCCTGCTGGACAGCGTGGGTCCCTCCGTGATCGTGGCGCTGGTGCTGATGCTGGTGGCGCGGCCGCTCGCTGTGATGCTGTGCCTCATGCCATTCCGGTTCAACTGGCGGGAAAAGGTCTTCATCGCCTGGACCGGCCTGCGCGGAGCGGTCGCGATCTTTCTCGCCTCGATCCCGATGCTGGTCGGGCTGTCGAAAGCCTATCTCTATTTCGACGTCGCCTTTGTCGTGGTCGTGATCTCGCTGCTGCTGCAGGGCTGGACGCTGGCGCCGGCGGCGCGGTGGCTGCACGTGGCGCTGCCGCGCGTCGACCGCGGTCCGCGGCGCGTCGAGCTCGACCTGCCGGGCCAGCTCGAACAGCAACTGGTCGGCTATCCGGTGCGGCCGAAGAGCCTCTACTTCCGGCGCGGCCTGCTTCCGTCCTGGTCGAAGCCGACGCTGGTGATCCGCGACGAGCGGATCCTCTCGCCTGTCGAGGCCGATCCGGTCGCGGCCGGCGACTATCTCTATCTGCTGGCGCCGCCGGAAAAGGCCGAAGCGCTGGATCGCTTCTTCGTCGACATGGCGCCGAGCTCGGCGCCCGACCCGCATCTGCTCGGTGATTTCATGGTGTCGGGCGAACACACGCTCGGCGAACTGGCGCAGATCTACGGCGTATCGGCCGGAGAAGAACAGGCGAAGCTGACGCTGGCGGATTATTTCGACATTCATCTCGACCATGCGCCCAAGGAAGGCGCCGAGCTTGTGCTGGACCCCATCGTGCTGGTCGCGCGCAGCATCAGCGGCGGGCGGGTCAACGTGGTCGGCCTGCGGCTGCCCGAGGATGAGGAAGAGGCCGTGCCGCTCACGCGCCGGCAGGCGTTCAGGCGCAAGCTGGCCGATATCTGGTCGTCGGTGGCGGGGGTATAG
- a CDS encoding glycine reductase: MSGPLDDQLGFAPDYDAPIPYMQRTRDYYAAIGYTTAYRWAHYVDAPFQPLKKPLAKSRVTIVTTAAKYDPTKGDQGPGAAYNGSAKFYQVYDGDTAKQHDLRISHIGYDRKHTTATDSGTWFPLPQLLKAAAAGRIGEVAPRFFGAPTNRSHRVTIDVDAPEILARCIADKVDVAVIVPNCPVCHQTSALVARHLEANGIPTVVMGCAKDIVEHAAAPRFLFSDFPLGNSAGKPHDVESQALTLELALRLLESAAGARTTMQSPLRWSEDASWKLDYNNIAQMSPEELARRRAEFDKQKEIARGNRAA; the protein is encoded by the coding sequence ATGTCCGGCCCCCTCGACGACCAGCTCGGCTTCGCGCCCGACTACGATGCCCCGATCCCCTATATGCAGCGGACCCGCGATTATTATGCCGCGATCGGCTACACCACGGCCTATCGCTGGGCGCATTACGTCGATGCGCCGTTCCAGCCGCTGAAAAAGCCGCTGGCAAAGTCGCGCGTCACCATCGTCACAACAGCCGCGAAGTATGATCCCACCAAGGGCGATCAGGGTCCCGGAGCGGCCTACAACGGCAGCGCCAAGTTCTATCAGGTCTATGACGGCGACACGGCCAAGCAGCACGATTTGCGGATCTCGCACATCGGCTACGACCGCAAGCACACCACGGCCACCGACAGCGGCACCTGGTTTCCGCTGCCGCAACTCCTGAAGGCGGCCGCCGCCGGGCGGATCGGCGAGGTCGCGCCGCGCTTCTTCGGTGCGCCGACCAACCGCAGCCACCGCGTCACCATCGATGTCGATGCGCCGGAAATCCTCGCGCGTTGCATTGCCGACAAGGTCGACGTCGCCGTCATCGTCCCGAACTGCCCGGTCTGTCACCAGACGTCAGCGCTGGTAGCGCGTCATCTCGAAGCCAATGGCATCCCCACCGTCGTGATGGGCTGCGCCAAGGACATCGTCGAACATGCCGCGGCGCCGCGCTTCCTGTTCTCGGATTTCCCGCTCGGCAATTCCGCCGGCAAGCCGCATGACGTGGAGTCGCAGGCGCTGACGCTCGAACTGGCGCTGCGTCTTCTGGAGTCCGCGGCAGGCGCGCGCACCACGATGCAGTCGCCGCTGCGCTGGAGCGAGGATGCCTCCTGGAAGCTCGACTACAACAACATCGCGCAGATGAGCCCGGAAGAACTGGCGCGGCGCCGCGCCGAGTTCGACAAGCAGAAAGAGATCGCGCGCGGCAACCGGGCGGCCTGA
- a CDS encoding CaiB/BaiF CoA transferase family protein, which yields MTRPFEGVKILDFTQVLAGPYASYQLALLGADVVKVERREGEDMRRTPLSREWAERGLAPGWQAINGNKRSLTLDLSKPEAIAIVKQLAAQADVAMENFRPGVMDKLGIGYAALSAVNPRLIYCAISGFGQTGPERSGAGYDGKIQALSGIMSITGHAETGPTRAGFAVCDVLSGATAAFAVSSALFQRTHTGKGQMVDVSMLEATLAFLSGQVADYSVAGHRQQLSGNQAVSRRPTANLFKAGDGYLLLAVNSEKQYRALMTALGRADALEDPRFADWFARQENEPALRALIEEALSKKDPREWEKILEAAGAPCASIWKVEEVIDHPQIAARGAIQEIDTPYGRLRFAGSGFQLAHGGGRLERMAPALSAHTEEVLASLGYDAKAIAELRAREVV from the coding sequence TTGACCCGACCGTTCGAAGGCGTGAAGATTCTCGACTTCACGCAGGTGCTGGCTGGCCCCTATGCGAGCTACCAGCTCGCGCTGCTCGGCGCCGACGTCGTCAAGGTGGAGCGGCGCGAAGGCGAGGACATGCGCCGCACGCCGCTGAGCCGCGAATGGGCCGAGCGCGGCCTCGCGCCGGGCTGGCAGGCCATCAACGGCAACAAGCGCAGCCTCACCCTCGACCTCTCGAAGCCGGAGGCGATCGCCATCGTCAAGCAGCTCGCCGCCCAAGCCGACGTTGCGATGGAGAATTTCCGGCCCGGCGTGATGGACAAGCTCGGCATCGGCTATGCGGCGCTGTCGGCGGTCAATCCCCGGCTGATCTATTGCGCCATTTCAGGTTTTGGGCAGACCGGCCCGGAACGATCGGGCGCCGGCTATGACGGCAAGATCCAGGCGCTGTCGGGCATCATGTCCATCACCGGCCACGCCGAGACCGGGCCGACGCGCGCAGGCTTTGCGGTCTGCGACGTGCTGTCGGGCGCGACCGCCGCCTTCGCCGTGTCGAGCGCGCTGTTCCAGCGCACCCATACCGGCAAGGGGCAAATGGTCGACGTCTCCATGCTGGAGGCGACGCTGGCGTTCCTGTCCGGGCAGGTCGCGGATTATTCCGTCGCCGGCCATCGCCAGCAGCTCTCCGGCAACCAGGCCGTAAGCCGCCGGCCGACCGCCAATCTGTTCAAGGCAGGCGATGGCTATCTGCTGCTGGCCGTGAACAGCGAGAAGCAATACCGCGCGCTGATGACCGCGCTCGGCCGTGCCGATGCTTTGGAAGACCCGCGCTTCGCCGATTGGTTCGCCCGCCAGGAAAATGAGCCGGCGCTACGGGCCCTCATCGAGGAGGCGCTCTCGAAAAAGGACCCGCGCGAGTGGGAAAAGATCCTGGAGGCCGCGGGCGCGCCCTGCGCCAGCATCTGGAAGGTCGAGGAAGTGATCGATCACCCGCAGATCGCCGCGCGCGGCGCCATTCAGGAGATCGATACACCCTATGGCCGCCTGCGCTTTGCCGGCAGCGGGTTCCAGCTCGCCCATGGCGGCGGCAGGCTTGAGCGCATGGCGCCTGCGCTCAGCGCCCACACCGAGGAGGTACTGGCCTCGCTCGGCTATGACGCGAAGGCGATCGCGGAACTGCGCGCGCGCGAGGTGGTCTAG